One genomic segment of Amycolatopsis sp. Hca4 includes these proteins:
- a CDS encoding FAD-dependent oxidoreductase, whose product MRVTVAGAGMVGLTSAYRLAEAGHEVTVVAAAPPAETTSAVAGGVVYPPGRSPDERLVRWTAASLEVFRGHGAPGVRFRRGRILLPPGAPDPRWLAAVGDPVRDGDRVELTTAVIDTPVYLAWLLAGVRALGVRVEHRTLTTLSGLPADVVVNAAGLGAGPLADDASMVPVGGQVVHVTDPGVPGFVVDETGPGVTYVIPHGDHVVCGGTEEPGRDDTDPNPGVTADILRRCRELEPRLAGAEVLRSLVGLRPFRREVRLERVGDVVHCYGHGGAGITLSWGCAADVASLVG is encoded by the coding sequence ATGCGGGTCACAGTCGCCGGAGCCGGGATGGTCGGGCTGACCAGCGCGTACCGGCTGGCGGAAGCGGGACACGAGGTGACGGTGGTGGCGGCGGCCCCACCCGCGGAGACGACGTCGGCGGTGGCCGGCGGAGTGGTGTACCCGCCGGGCCGGAGCCCGGACGAGCGGCTCGTGCGCTGGACCGCGGCGAGCCTCGAGGTGTTCCGCGGGCACGGCGCGCCGGGCGTGCGCTTCCGCCGCGGCCGGATCCTGCTGCCCCCGGGCGCACCGGACCCGCGGTGGCTCGCCGCGGTCGGCGACCCCGTCCGCGACGGCGACCGCGTCGAGCTCACCACGGCGGTGATCGACACGCCGGTGTACCTGGCGTGGCTGCTCGCCGGGGTGCGCGCGCTGGGCGTGCGGGTCGAGCACCGGACCCTGACAACGCTGTCCGGCCTGCCCGCGGACGTCGTGGTCAACGCGGCGGGCCTCGGCGCGGGCCCGCTGGCGGACGACGCCTCGATGGTCCCGGTGGGCGGCCAGGTCGTGCACGTGACCGACCCGGGCGTGCCGGGGTTCGTGGTCGACGAGACGGGCCCGGGCGTGACGTACGTGATCCCGCACGGAGACCACGTGGTGTGCGGCGGAACGGAGGAGCCGGGCCGCGACGACACCGACCCGAACCCGGGCGTGACGGCGGACATCCTGCGCCGCTGCCGCGAACTGGAACCCCGGCTGGCGGGGGCGGAGGTGCTGCGGTCACTGGTGGGGCTGCGCCCGTTCCGGCGGGAGGTGCGGCTGGAGCGGGTGGGCGACGTCGTGCACTGCTACGGGCACGGGGGAGCGGGGATCACGCTGTCCTGGGGCTGCGCGGCGGACGTCGCCTCGCTGGTTGGCTAG
- a CDS encoding alkaline shock response membrane anchor protein AmaP, with protein MSKSIAAKALSRSYTGERALTFLVGLLALTGGALALVVGFGGLGEFRGRRPLLDPIAVGWLGSHATPARIAAIVLGVLLFVLGLRWAVRSLRPEQRPDLDLDRTEGAELVVTATAIADAVRTDAERLDGVSRARVRAVGSRTSPALRITLWLREGTDLKAVWSDLDARVLEQARASLGLDSLPTAVRVELDTSPAERVR; from the coding sequence ATGAGCAAGTCGATCGCCGCGAAGGCACTGTCCCGGTCGTACACCGGCGAACGCGCGCTGACCTTCCTGGTCGGGCTGCTGGCGCTGACCGGAGGAGCGCTGGCCCTGGTGGTCGGCTTCGGCGGGCTCGGCGAGTTCCGCGGCCGCCGCCCGCTGCTGGACCCGATCGCGGTCGGCTGGCTCGGCAGCCACGCGACACCCGCCCGCATCGCCGCGATCGTGCTCGGCGTGCTGCTGTTCGTCCTCGGGCTGCGGTGGGCGGTGCGGTCGCTGCGCCCGGAACAGCGCCCGGACCTGGACCTCGACCGCACGGAGGGCGCGGAACTGGTGGTCACCGCGACCGCGATCGCCGACGCGGTCCGGACGGACGCGGAGCGGCTCGACGGGGTGAGCCGCGCCAGGGTCCGCGCGGTGGGCTCGCGGACTTCTCCGGCGTTGCGCATCACGTTGTGGCTGCGGGAGGGCACGGACCTCAAGGCGGTCTGGTCGGATCTGGACGCCCGGGTGCTCGAGCAGGCCCGTGCCTCGCTCGGCCTGGATTCGCTGCCCACCGCGGTCCGCGTGGAACTCGACACGAGCCCGGCCGAACGCGTGCGCTGA
- a CDS encoding type ISP restriction/modification enzyme, with the protein MIGTTVIETVIAEFGREVTSKLLTGHGSKEDHLRGPFERMLAAIAGSLGLKITSIGETRLPDLSIRPDYAIDVAGARAGYVELKKPGHGVPDTWTKASKHDLEQWDKFQRLPNVLYTDGEQFARYHFGELQGVVARLEPGLDRAGSKLHTVGTDFARVLTDFLLWEPERPRTLDQLVRLIANLCGLLRDDVVAEIAREKSGKSKAQTFLGLAEDWRRVLFPTLSDIEFADQYAQTVTFALLLARVEGVSFPGRSIGEIARLLGKKHSFMGRALTVLTDQPEEEQSVALTTMVRVLSVVDWAEFPDDTYAMLYERFLGMYNPTLRRASGVYYTPSSLVAFMTRFVDDVLRSRLGRSLGFADKDVIVVDPAMGTGSFLAEVVNKVAATVADEEGPGAVPASLRELSKRLIGFENQAAPYAVAELRIHSLLKKRHRAEVPASERRFLADTLDDPDVQHLPLGRMYEVIERSRRGANQVKREEPVMVVIGNPPFVDKVKGTSPWIESASSLVAAPSLHAFKKPGNGRLEYVLSNKYIYFWRWATWKAFDAHPADPAGVVALVCPAGFATGPGFAGMREYLRRTADEGWFIDLTPEGHQPPISTRLIPVNQQPICVAIFIRRGTPNPDVPALIHRVSVSGSAQEKAAALDRLQVDATWATCVEDWAAPFRSVGDGRWNSMPALPDLMPWQSPGVKPNRTWVYAPDRSSLNQRWVTLVQADVGTKSALFCESRDANLRRLNPPLPGYPSLASPFIEERGAPPQLARVGFRSFDRQWILPDARLLATPRPPLWSAVGDRQVFVVEQHLHDIGTGPGLVFSSLIPDMHHFAGRGGRVLPLYRDPAGRNPNLSPGLLRLLANLLDLDVMPDDLVAYLAAVVAHPAFTRRFAADLKTPGIRIPLTCSSSLWTDAVQVGREVVWLHTYGERFADASAGRRAGPPKMRAGRPAVRVGIPDTEDGMPEHIAYDELTRTLNVGDGRISPVSPEAWNYKVAGMWVVKHWFGYRKKNPSGNRKSPLDHIIATTWTPAMTTELLELLNVLELCVALEPRQAALLDEIMAGPLLTVDDLTEAGILPVTAAAEAPPKSGAEPDLFSQQDPEGSD; encoded by the coding sequence ATGATCGGAACCACGGTCATCGAAACGGTCATCGCCGAGTTCGGGCGAGAAGTCACCAGCAAGCTTCTGACTGGTCACGGATCGAAAGAAGATCACCTGCGCGGCCCGTTCGAGCGCATGCTTGCGGCGATTGCGGGGAGTTTGGGTCTCAAGATCACGAGTATCGGTGAGACGCGTCTCCCCGATCTCTCGATCCGTCCCGACTACGCGATCGACGTTGCGGGCGCTCGTGCCGGGTACGTCGAGTTGAAGAAGCCCGGCCACGGTGTTCCGGACACCTGGACGAAGGCAAGCAAGCACGATCTCGAGCAGTGGGATAAGTTTCAGCGGCTCCCGAACGTGCTCTACACGGACGGGGAGCAGTTCGCGCGCTACCACTTCGGCGAACTGCAGGGCGTGGTGGCCAGGCTCGAGCCTGGCCTCGATCGTGCCGGCAGCAAACTCCACACGGTCGGCACGGACTTCGCGCGGGTGCTCACCGATTTCCTGCTGTGGGAACCCGAACGGCCACGTACGTTGGACCAACTCGTCCGCCTGATCGCCAACCTCTGTGGCTTGCTCCGGGACGACGTGGTCGCCGAAATTGCGCGAGAGAAATCCGGAAAGTCGAAGGCGCAGACCTTCCTCGGGCTTGCGGAAGACTGGCGGCGAGTTCTCTTCCCGACTCTGTCGGACATCGAGTTCGCGGACCAGTACGCGCAAACAGTCACCTTCGCGCTCCTGCTGGCTCGGGTCGAGGGCGTCAGCTTTCCCGGACGCTCCATTGGTGAGATCGCTCGCCTGCTCGGAAAGAAGCACTCGTTCATGGGGCGTGCGCTCACGGTTCTCACCGATCAGCCGGAAGAGGAGCAAAGTGTCGCGCTGACCACCATGGTCAGAGTGCTGAGTGTAGTCGATTGGGCAGAGTTTCCCGATGACACCTACGCGATGCTGTACGAGCGCTTCCTCGGCATGTACAACCCGACTCTGCGTCGGGCGAGCGGTGTCTACTACACACCGTCATCCCTGGTCGCCTTCATGACCAGGTTCGTGGACGACGTGCTGCGATCACGATTGGGACGGAGCCTCGGGTTCGCTGACAAGGACGTCATCGTCGTCGACCCGGCAATGGGCACGGGAAGCTTCCTGGCGGAGGTCGTCAACAAGGTCGCTGCCACGGTTGCGGACGAGGAAGGGCCGGGTGCCGTTCCAGCGAGCCTACGCGAGTTGTCCAAGAGGCTGATCGGCTTCGAAAACCAGGCTGCTCCGTACGCGGTCGCTGAGCTTCGAATCCACAGCTTGCTCAAGAAACGCCACCGCGCGGAGGTTCCCGCTTCGGAACGCCGGTTTCTCGCGGACACCCTCGACGACCCCGACGTTCAGCACCTGCCGTTGGGGCGGATGTACGAGGTCATCGAGCGGTCACGACGAGGTGCGAACCAGGTCAAGCGTGAAGAGCCGGTCATGGTGGTGATCGGCAACCCGCCGTTCGTCGACAAGGTGAAGGGAACCTCGCCGTGGATCGAGTCTGCGAGCTCGCTGGTCGCAGCGCCGAGTCTTCACGCGTTCAAGAAGCCCGGCAACGGTCGTCTGGAGTACGTCCTTTCGAACAAGTACATCTACTTCTGGCGATGGGCGACTTGGAAGGCCTTCGATGCGCATCCGGCTGACCCTGCCGGTGTTGTCGCCCTGGTGTGCCCCGCAGGTTTTGCGACCGGTCCGGGCTTTGCGGGTATGCGCGAGTACCTCCGGAGGACGGCGGACGAAGGCTGGTTCATCGACCTGACGCCGGAAGGCCACCAACCGCCGATATCGACGCGCTTGATCCCGGTGAATCAGCAACCGATATGCGTGGCGATCTTCATCCGCCGAGGTACACCGAACCCTGATGTACCGGCTCTGATCCACCGGGTGAGTGTATCCGGAAGCGCGCAAGAAAAGGCCGCTGCGCTGGACCGACTGCAAGTGGACGCCACTTGGGCCACTTGCGTCGAAGACTGGGCTGCACCGTTCAGGAGTGTTGGTGACGGACGCTGGAATTCGATGCCTGCGCTCCCCGATCTGATGCCCTGGCAGTCGCCGGGAGTGAAGCCCAACCGGACCTGGGTGTATGCGCCGGATCGGTCTTCGCTCAACCAGCGCTGGGTTACCCTCGTGCAAGCTGATGTGGGCACTAAGTCTGCATTGTTCTGTGAAAGTCGCGACGCGAACTTGAGGCGACTGAATCCACCTCTCCCGGGTTACCCGTCATTGGCGTCACCGTTCATCGAGGAGCGCGGTGCTCCGCCGCAACTGGCTCGCGTCGGATTTCGATCCTTCGATCGGCAGTGGATACTCCCGGACGCCCGGCTCCTGGCCACTCCGCGTCCTCCTCTGTGGTCCGCCGTCGGGGACCGGCAGGTCTTCGTAGTGGAGCAGCATCTCCACGACATCGGTACCGGACCCGGATTGGTCTTCTCCAGTCTCATACCCGATATGCATCACTTCGCCGGACGTGGTGGCCGAGTCTTGCCGCTTTACCGCGATCCGGCGGGTCGCAATCCGAACCTTTCGCCCGGTCTGCTGCGGCTTCTGGCCAATCTGCTTGACCTCGACGTGATGCCGGACGATCTGGTTGCGTACCTGGCAGCCGTCGTCGCCCACCCCGCTTTCACCCGCCGGTTTGCAGCTGATCTCAAGACTCCGGGCATCAGGATTCCGCTCACGTGCAGTTCGAGTTTGTGGACCGACGCGGTTCAGGTCGGTCGCGAGGTAGTGTGGCTGCACACCTATGGAGAGCGTTTTGCCGACGCCTCGGCTGGTCGCCGAGCCGGTCCACCGAAGATGCGAGCCGGTCGCCCCGCGGTGCGAGTGGGCATTCCGGACACCGAGGACGGCATGCCGGAGCACATCGCCTATGACGAGCTGACACGGACCCTGAACGTCGGGGACGGACGTATCTCCCCGGTCTCCCCTGAGGCTTGGAACTACAAAGTCGCCGGGATGTGGGTCGTCAAGCATTGGTTCGGCTACCGGAAGAAGAACCCGTCCGGGAACCGGAAGTCGCCGCTTGACCACATCATCGCGACCACATGGACGCCCGCCATGACGACCGAGTTGCTCGAGTTGCTGAACGTTCTCGAGCTTTGTGTCGCGCTCGAGCCGCGACAAGCTGCGCTGCTGGACGAGATCATGGCGGGACCGCTGCTCACGGTTGACGACCTCACCGAGGCTGGAATCCTGCCGGTAACTGCCGCAGCCGAGGCCCCACCCAAATCTGGGGCGGAACCCGACCTGTTCTCGCAGCAGGATCCCGAAGGCTCTGACTGA
- a CDS encoding DUF6286 domain-containing protein codes for MRPFVRILATLLGLAFAAAGALLALEVGWHWWRPSAAPLVVPWPRWQAELAALGWDAYAVRVGAGVVAAAGLVLVVCALAAGSRAVRLTDPADDVSVSTSPRSLARLVGLTVRAQDNVAGASVTASARRVRVRAKSSLETEGELRPRLLAAVSALLDELPLVRRPKVTVVVDSPKDRR; via the coding sequence GTGCGCCCGTTCGTCCGCATCCTCGCCACCCTGCTGGGCCTGGCCTTCGCCGCGGCCGGCGCGCTGCTGGCCCTGGAGGTCGGCTGGCACTGGTGGCGTCCTTCGGCGGCGCCGCTGGTGGTGCCGTGGCCGCGCTGGCAGGCCGAGCTGGCGGCGCTGGGCTGGGACGCCTACGCGGTGCGCGTCGGGGCCGGTGTCGTGGCCGCCGCGGGGCTGGTCCTGGTGGTGTGCGCGCTCGCCGCCGGCAGCCGCGCGGTGCGGCTGACCGACCCGGCCGACGACGTGAGCGTCTCGACGTCACCCCGGTCGCTGGCCCGGCTGGTCGGGCTGACGGTGCGCGCGCAGGACAACGTCGCGGGCGCGTCGGTCACCGCGAGCGCCCGCCGCGTCCGCGTCCGCGCGAAGAGCAGCCTCGAGACCGAAGGCGAGCTGCGGCCGCGCCTGCTCGCCGCGGTGTCGGCGCTGCTGGACGAGCTTCCGCTGGTACGGCGGCCGAAGGTGACGGTCGTCGTCGATTCGCCGAAGGACCGCCGATGA
- a CDS encoding phosphatase PAP2 family protein: MRTTAAVCGLLALLLGLPFAGGTTPGAVDRAADAAVAPLGPGVLRALVFPTEPYVVLALGLLAVVLCLRAGRRLEAALALAVPVLAILLTSWVLKPLYDRWKNDTLVYPSGHTVSLVAVLTVLVLVTRRVFVGVLAAVTLLAAAAGLVGMGYHYLTDVVGGTLFAVAVVLVSWPAPHREPAPSTG; this comes from the coding sequence GTGAGGACGACCGCCGCCGTCTGTGGCCTGCTCGCGCTGCTGCTGGGCCTGCCGTTCGCCGGCGGGACCACGCCCGGCGCGGTCGACCGCGCCGCCGACGCGGCCGTCGCGCCCCTGGGTCCCGGCGTGCTGCGGGCGCTCGTCTTCCCGACCGAGCCGTACGTCGTGCTCGCGCTGGGCCTGCTCGCGGTCGTCCTCTGCCTGCGTGCCGGACGGCGGCTGGAGGCCGCGCTCGCCCTCGCCGTGCCCGTGCTGGCGATCCTGCTGACGAGCTGGGTGCTCAAACCGCTCTACGACCGGTGGAAGAACGACACCCTGGTCTACCCGAGCGGCCACACGGTGAGCCTGGTGGCGGTGCTGACCGTGCTCGTCCTCGTCACGCGCCGGGTCTTCGTCGGCGTGCTGGCCGCGGTGACGCTGCTCGCCGCGGCCGCCGGGCTGGTCGGCATGGGCTACCACTACCTGACCGACGTCGTCGGCGGGACGCTGTTCGCCGTCGCGGTCGTGCTGGTCAGCTGGCCGGCACCGCATCGCGAGCCAGCGCCGTCAACCGGCTGA
- a CDS encoding Asp23/Gls24 family envelope stress response protein: protein MSPALDVPRELAEPAERGTLTIGHAVVRKVAQHAAGQVPGTARDGKKGPKAKVGGHDNDVDLALDLALRYPAAVRAVVGDVRAKVTEEVELLTGYRVRTLAVTVSALLPDAAPRVR, encoded by the coding sequence GTGAGCCCCGCCCTCGACGTGCCGCGGGAACTGGCCGAACCGGCCGAGCGCGGCACCCTCACCATCGGGCACGCGGTGGTCCGCAAGGTCGCCCAGCACGCGGCCGGCCAGGTGCCCGGTACCGCGCGGGACGGCAAGAAGGGCCCGAAGGCCAAGGTCGGCGGCCACGACAACGACGTCGACCTCGCCCTCGACCTGGCCCTGCGCTACCCGGCGGCGGTCCGCGCGGTCGTCGGCGACGTGCGCGCGAAGGTGACCGAAGAGGTCGAGCTGCTCACCGGCTACCGCGTGCGGACCCTGGCCGTGACGGTGTCGGCGCTGCTGCCGGACGCCGCGCCGAGGGTGCGGTAG
- a CDS encoding RNA polymerase sigma factor, giving the protein MSDDTELLARAAGGDDTAFGTLVREHTPRMYRVALRITGSAAEAEDVVQEAWLAAWRSLAGFRQESAVSTWLYRVVTNSALAVLRRRRPTVSLDDPDPKSTVDNALLAAAVPGPEGRVVRAEEVDAVLRAVGRLEVSQRVPLVLRELEGLSYEEVAEVLDVNVGALRSRLHRARVALLAELRER; this is encoded by the coding sequence GTGAGCGACGACACCGAACTGCTCGCCAGGGCCGCGGGCGGCGACGACACCGCGTTCGGCACGCTGGTGCGCGAGCACACGCCCCGGATGTACCGGGTCGCGCTGCGGATCACCGGCAGCGCGGCCGAAGCCGAGGACGTCGTCCAGGAGGCGTGGCTGGCCGCGTGGCGGTCCCTCGCCGGGTTCCGGCAGGAGTCGGCGGTGTCGACGTGGCTCTACCGCGTCGTCACCAACAGCGCGCTCGCCGTGCTGCGCCGCCGCCGTCCGACGGTCTCGCTCGACGACCCGGACCCGAAGTCCACTGTGGACAACGCGCTGCTCGCCGCGGCGGTGCCGGGCCCCGAAGGCCGGGTCGTGCGGGCCGAGGAGGTCGACGCCGTGCTGCGGGCGGTCGGCAGGCTGGAGGTGTCCCAGCGGGTGCCGCTGGTGCTGCGCGAGCTGGAAGGGCTGAGCTACGAAGAGGTCGCCGAAGTGCTCGACGTGAACGTCGGCGCCTTGCGCTCCCGGCTGCACCGGGCCAGGGTGGCCCTGCTCGCCGAGTTGAGGGAGCGGTGA
- the zapE gene encoding cell division protein ZapE: MPAHLTGRRPELSADELIGALVPPPRFDAVRFDTYLPNPDEPSQAAAVEACSAFAGKVGARREKKRFKLFGGPSEPAGPMGLYLDGGFGVGKTHLLASTWHAAPSPKAYGTFVELTHLVGALGFAEAVRRLSEHRILAIDEFELDDPGDTTLVTRLLQELMDAGVFVAATSNTLPEKLGEGRFAAEDFLREIQTLSARFGVVRVDGPDYRHRGLPDAPPPVSPEELESSAAAHEGSTVDDFDALCAHLAELHPSRYGRLLDGVTRVHLRGIHPAPDQNVALRLVAFADRLYDRAIPLVVSGEPLPSLFTDEMVNGGYRKKYLRAVSRLTALARDAVPAS, translated from the coding sequence ATGCCCGCGCACCTGACCGGCCGCCGTCCCGAGCTGTCCGCCGACGAGCTGATCGGCGCGCTGGTGCCGCCGCCGCGCTTCGACGCCGTCCGGTTCGACACCTACCTCCCGAACCCGGACGAGCCGAGCCAAGCCGCCGCGGTCGAGGCGTGCTCGGCGTTCGCGGGCAAGGTCGGCGCGCGCCGGGAGAAGAAGCGGTTCAAGCTCTTCGGCGGGCCTTCCGAGCCGGCCGGGCCGATGGGGCTCTACCTCGACGGCGGCTTCGGCGTCGGCAAGACCCACCTGCTCGCTTCGACGTGGCACGCGGCGCCGTCGCCCAAGGCGTACGGCACCTTCGTCGAGCTGACCCACCTGGTCGGCGCGCTGGGCTTCGCCGAGGCCGTCCGGCGGCTCTCGGAACACCGGATCCTGGCCATCGACGAGTTCGAGCTGGACGACCCGGGTGACACCACGCTGGTCACCCGGCTGCTGCAGGAGCTGATGGACGCCGGGGTGTTCGTCGCGGCGACGTCGAACACGCTGCCGGAGAAGCTCGGCGAGGGCCGGTTCGCCGCCGAGGACTTCCTGCGCGAGATCCAGACGCTGTCGGCCCGCTTCGGCGTGGTCCGCGTCGACGGCCCGGACTACCGCCACCGCGGCCTGCCGGACGCACCGCCGCCGGTTTCGCCGGAGGAGCTGGAGTCCTCGGCCGCGGCCCACGAAGGGTCCACTGTGGACGACTTCGACGCGCTGTGCGCGCACCTGGCGGAGCTGCACCCGTCCCGCTACGGGCGGTTGCTGGACGGCGTCACCCGCGTGCACCTGCGCGGCATCCACCCGGCGCCGGACCAGAACGTGGCGCTGCGGCTGGTCGCCTTCGCCGACCGGCTCTACGACCGGGCCATCCCGCTGGTGGTCTCGGGCGAGCCGCTGCCGTCGCTGTTCACCGACGAGATGGTGAACGGCGGCTACCGCAAGAAGTACCTGCGCGCGGTCAGCCGGTTGACGGCGCTGGCTCGCGATGCGGTGCCGGCCAGCTGA
- a CDS encoding ATP-dependent DNA ligase encodes MPLPLQPPLKPMLAKPAKAIPDAGNLLFEPKWDGFRCIVFRDGDELYLQSRAEKPLNRYFPEAVARLLDILPPRVVLDGELVVARGGRLDFDALTERIHPAESRITLLAGEQPAEFVAFDVLALDDDVLMDEPTSVRRERLVELAGDRFPLTPATTDPETARHWFELFEGAGLDGVIGKPLDEPYTPGKRAMLKYKHVRTADCVLAGLRWHVDGGPGDLVGSFLLGLHDEKGVLHHVGTVGSFPKERRRELAEELAPLITDGEDHPWGGRATGEAQRIPGGITRWRATEHEWVPLRPERVVEVAYENTEGGMPSRFRHNARFVRWRPDREPASCDYGQLDEPARYDLDAVFRGQVVRTR; translated from the coding sequence ATGCCCCTACCGCTGCAGCCGCCGCTGAAGCCGATGCTCGCCAAGCCCGCGAAGGCCATCCCGGACGCCGGGAACCTGCTGTTCGAACCGAAGTGGGACGGCTTCCGCTGCATCGTCTTCCGCGACGGCGACGAGCTCTACCTGCAGTCGCGCGCCGAGAAGCCGCTCAACCGGTACTTCCCGGAGGCGGTCGCGCGGTTGCTGGACATCCTGCCGCCGCGGGTCGTGCTCGACGGCGAGCTCGTCGTCGCGCGGGGCGGGCGGCTCGACTTCGACGCCCTCACCGAACGGATCCACCCCGCGGAAAGCCGGATCACGCTGCTGGCCGGCGAGCAGCCCGCGGAGTTCGTCGCCTTCGACGTGCTCGCCCTCGACGACGACGTCCTGATGGACGAGCCCACTTCCGTGCGCCGCGAACGGCTTGTCGAGCTGGCAGGCGACCGGTTCCCGCTCACCCCGGCCACCACCGACCCGGAGACCGCGCGGCACTGGTTCGAGCTGTTCGAAGGCGCGGGCCTCGACGGCGTCATCGGCAAGCCGCTCGACGAGCCGTACACGCCCGGCAAGCGCGCCATGCTCAAGTACAAGCACGTGCGCACCGCGGACTGCGTGCTCGCCGGGCTGCGCTGGCACGTCGACGGCGGACCCGGCGACCTGGTCGGCTCCTTCCTGCTCGGCCTGCACGACGAAAAGGGCGTGCTGCACCACGTCGGCACCGTCGGGTCGTTCCCCAAAGAACGCCGCCGCGAGCTGGCCGAAGAGCTCGCCCCGCTGATCACCGACGGCGAGGACCACCCGTGGGGCGGCCGGGCCACCGGCGAGGCCCAGCGCATCCCCGGCGGCATCACCCGCTGGCGCGCCACCGAACACGAGTGGGTGCCGCTGCGGCCCGAGCGGGTCGTCGAGGTGGCCTACGAGAACACCGAAGGCGGCATGCCGTCGCGGTTCCGGCACAACGCGCGGTTCGTGCGGTGGCGGCCCGACCGCGAACCCGCGTCGTGCGACTACGGCCAGCTCGACGAACCCGCCCGCTACGACCTCGACGCCGTCTTCCGCGGCCAGGTGGTGCGGACCCGCTAA
- a CDS encoding pyrimidine reductase family protein, translated as MQRAWPERTGELSSSDLEEIYAYPEGLDRPWVQVNFVASADGAVEIDTTSAGLSHAADRRVFLLGRDLADVVLVGAGTARAENYRGVVAGPKRLERRRRLGFTTVPPIAVVTRTAELDPASRLFTETVVPPIVVTTDTADTRALEAAGAEVLRAGTEDVDLARALDLLAARGLRRVACEGGPGLFARLVADDLVDQLCLTVAPLLVAGTAGRIAAGAAPAAPRRLALASILVEDGFTFLRYRRDAG; from the coding sequence GTGCAGCGTGCGTGGCCCGAACGGACGGGCGAACTGAGCAGTTCGGACCTCGAGGAGATCTACGCCTACCCCGAGGGCCTGGACCGGCCCTGGGTGCAGGTGAACTTCGTCGCCTCCGCCGACGGCGCCGTGGAGATCGACACGACGTCCGCCGGGCTCTCGCACGCCGCCGACCGGCGGGTCTTCCTGCTCGGCCGCGACCTCGCCGACGTCGTCCTGGTCGGCGCCGGGACCGCCCGCGCCGAGAACTACCGCGGCGTCGTCGCGGGCCCGAAGCGCCTGGAGCGCCGTCGGCGGCTCGGCTTCACGACCGTCCCGCCGATCGCCGTGGTGACCCGCACCGCCGAGCTCGACCCCGCTTCCCGGCTGTTCACCGAAACCGTCGTTCCCCCGATCGTGGTCACCACGGACACCGCCGACACGCGCGCGCTCGAAGCCGCCGGCGCCGAAGTCCTGCGCGCGGGTACCGAAGACGTCGACCTCGCCCGGGCCCTCGACCTGCTCGCCGCGCGCGGCCTGCGCCGCGTCGCCTGCGAAGGCGGCCCCGGCCTGTTCGCCCGGCTCGTCGCCGACGACCTCGTCGACCAGCTGTGCCTGACCGTCGCGCCGCTGCTGGTGGCCGGGACCGCGGGCCGGATCGCCGCGGGCGCCGCGCCCGCCGCGCCGCGCCGGCTGGCCCTGGCCTCGATCCTGGTCGAGGACGGCTTCACGTTCCTGCGCTACCGCCGGGACGCCGGGTGA
- a CDS encoding Asp23/Gls24 family envelope stress response protein produces MHPERTESPGTVTPLNEEGAAGRTTISSLVVQKVAGLAAREVAGVHTLGGGGVSRAIGALRERIPGSGTVTTTGVSVEVGEKQTAIDLDLVVEYGARITDVARTVRRNVITAVEQITGLEVIEVNISVNDIFLPGEEEPESTRVE; encoded by the coding sequence ATGCACCCGGAACGGACCGAAAGCCCCGGCACGGTCACCCCGCTCAACGAAGAAGGCGCCGCCGGCCGCACCACGATCTCGTCACTGGTCGTGCAGAAGGTGGCCGGCCTGGCCGCCCGCGAAGTCGCCGGCGTGCACACGCTGGGCGGCGGCGGGGTGTCCCGCGCGATCGGCGCGCTGCGCGAGCGCATCCCCGGCTCCGGCACCGTCACCACGACCGGGGTGTCGGTGGAGGTCGGCGAGAAGCAGACGGCGATCGACCTCGACCTCGTCGTCGAGTACGGCGCCCGCATCACCGACGTCGCCCGCACGGTGCGGCGCAACGTGATCACCGCCGTCGAGCAGATCACCGGCCTCGAGGTGATCGAGGTGAACATCTCGGTCAACGACATCTTCCTGCCGGGCGAGGAAGAGCCCGAATCGACGCGGGTGGAGTGA